DNA from Nocardioides seonyuensis:
ACCGCACCGAGGTTGCGCGGGTCGGTCACCGAGTCGAGCGCGACGATCAGGGCCGGCTCGCCCAGCTCGGCAGCCCGGTCGAGCAGGTCGTCGGGGTGGGCGTAGTCGAAGGACGGCAGCCGGGCGGCGAGCCCCTGGTGCACCGCGCCCCCGGTCATCCGGTCGAGCTCGTTGCGGGTGACCTCGAGCAGGGAGTGCCCCTGCTCGGCGGCCAGCTTGAACGCCTCACGCAGCCGGCCGTCGCGCTCCGCGCCCTCCGCGACGTAGACGCCGGTGATGGGGATGCCGGCCCTCAGCGCCTCGACGACGGAGTTGCGGCCGGCGACCCACTCGGCCTCGGTCGACTTCGTGACCCGCCGCTTGGGCCGGGTCTCCGCAGAACGCTCGGCGCGCTTGGCGGCCTTGTGGGCCTGGTGGTAGGGCCGGTCCTTGGCCTTGGGTGTCGGGCCGCGGCCCTCGAGCCCTCGGCGTACGCGACCGCCGGACCCGGCGGTGGGGTTGCCCTTGCCGGACTTCTTGATCGCGCCCTTGCGCTGCGAATTACCAGCCATCACACACTCCCCTGCTCGATCGACCACCGCGGACC
Protein-coding regions in this window:
- the rlmB gene encoding 23S rRNA (guanosine(2251)-2'-O)-methyltransferase RlmB, yielding MAGNSQRKGAIKKSGKGNPTAGSGGRVRRGLEGRGPTPKAKDRPYHQAHKAAKRAERSAETRPKRRVTKSTEAEWVAGRNSVVEALRAGIPITGVYVAEGAERDGRLREAFKLAAEQGHSLLEVTRNELDRMTGGAVHQGLAARLPSFDYAHPDDLLDRAAELGEPALIVALDSVTDPRNLGAVIRSASGFGAHGVLIPERRAAGMTAAAWKTSAGAAARIPIAQAVNLTRQLKAYQEAGCMVVGLAADGEVSLPDLDLADGPLVVVVGSEGKGLGRLVSETCDQLVSIPMGNQLESLNAGVAASVALYAIAQARA